In Rhodamnia argentea isolate NSW1041297 chromosome 1, ASM2092103v1, whole genome shotgun sequence, the genomic window CTTCATCTATGGAGATGTTATCATAGACTggaattttttaccaaatggtgTGGAGTACTGATCAGTTAACTTTTAAACGTTTAATGGAGAATTTTTTGTGCGACAACTAGGATGGTAGTGAACCTAATGTTGTGAGACTGgaatgcaattttattttcttctttttattccgCGAGAAGTGCTTTAAGGTAATTGGTAGTTGCACGTGGATTGAGTTGTACTTCAGAATCATGATGGTTTCTCATTACTAGGCAATAAAGTGCGCATAAGTCGTGGTAGTATTGATCTGGGAAGTGCCTTAAAGATCTGTCTGTGCTTGTCAGTCTACATTAATTGTTCGCAAGTTAGGATTCATCAATCTGATACCTGCAATGCTAATGTAATGTGCCTTTGAGTAAGTTTTTGATGATTCGTTGTCTTTTCAGGTGCTCATTAACTGCCGGAACAACAAGAAGCTCCTGGGCCGCGTGAGAGCCTTCGATCGACACTGCAACATGGTTCTTGAAAATGTTAGGGAGATGTGGACTGAGGTTGTCTTCCCTGTCAAAGATTAATTTGTGCTCTGTTTTATCTTGTTCACGTTGGTTAAATTCATGATATAGTGTTCCTCAATTTCAGGTGCCCAAAACAGGCAAAGGTAAGAAGAAAGCCCAGCCTGTCAACAAAGATAGGTTCATCAGCAAAATGTTCCTGCGAGGAGACTCTGTTATCATTGTTCTGAGGAATCCAAAATGAGGTTTAGCAGATTCTCGTATCTCCAGGCAATGCAGCGGCTGTTCTAgtagtttttgaacttttgttaCCTTGGAGTAGTGCTTTTAATGTGTTGGAGAGAGTGTTTAATCGGTGTAATTCTTGCGACGAGGTTGATAGTCTCTGGCTTTACTGATTTACAATGCTTATCGCTCTAAACTTTCAATCATCTCACTTTCCATTTTGtgccttttgtttgtttttagcTCTGCTGGCTATGTTCGTGGCTCTGCAGTCTTTGCTTTATTCTTGGTTTGTTATAGAATCAGTTTGATGAGGCCTCGTTCAGTGCTTCTATTGGAGGTTCTGATGtcatttgaattttgatctgTTCTGATGCACGTCCAAACCCGAGCCATCCCTCCGTCGTTGTCATTGTCAGCTTCATCTTCGCCAGAAATGGCCTTCCATCTCCGCTGTCTTTGTGGCCATCTTTACCCCCGTTTGACCAAAAATCTGGAACACATACAACTCTCttgaggggagaaaaaaaaatgggaaagaaTCCTTGAGACAAAGAAGGGATAGTGAGTCTCTTGGCTTTTCCTGTTAACCAAAAGATTTCGAGGAGTTTTTAGATCAAACGTACGTCAAAAATCTTTTTGACCAAAGGGTAGAAGACATGGCCACAAACAACTTTTGGGAAATCTGTGGAAGCtggggaaataaaaagaaacccaGAGATTCGAATGTTAAAAGCCTTCCTTTTTTCATTGCAGCTCGCACCAGggtatggaaaaataaaaattacaatccgcAAATCCAAACTCGAATGGTTAAGTTGACCAAGAGATCCACAATCTGCTTGCGACTTCCTCTATTCGTCTTCGGCTCCGTATTGCCGGCGGCCAATATTGAGATTTGAGGCAGCACCTCGTCCATGGCCGCGACAAGTGAGGTCTGATATCGTGACTGTGATTAGGCTCCGGAGGAGGGAGGGAACTCAGCTCATTGCTGGCGTGACGGACATGGCAGGATAGAGGGCTCGTGGATGAAGGTTGCGGCAGAGCGGGGACCATAATTGATACAAGCAGCCGGAGCGGTGGctagaaggaagaggaagagagagaaaaaataacattttcaatttgtttcatTCATCTCCACGTAAGGATATGAGTGCCAAGTAGCGATTTGATAAAAACAACAGAAcgcatgccacataggatgatgACGCGGCGAGAAGAAACCACTGGATATTTTTTCATTCCAGTGGGTTTGTTCATGCCCCAAGTCAGACAAGAGCTGGTACAGGTGCAAGACAGACTCACTCAAAGCTTCACTTTTTCTTCTGAGGGTTGGCTATTGCAGTTCACTTGGAACTTGATTCCTTGGCCGTTGAGGATCATTGCCCAGAGGATCCTGATTGTGAAGTGCATGACGACAATAGATTCTCTTTCGGGTTGttgcaaaatggaaaaattgtaAGTTGGAGAAGGAACAGGAAACTCAAAGTCACATATTGCTGAAGCTGAAGAGAAATACAGAACTAGCTGTATTATGGTGTTCCTCATATGCGCAAGAAACgggccaaaaagggcaaaaaaatcTGGGAAACTTCCATCTCTATAAGTCCACCAGATGATAATAGCGTGAAAATTACAAAGATGGTAAACATATTGAATCGAGATTATGCCTCTAAAACGCTAGTTCCACAGAGAATGTAAAAGAGTGAAACATGCTTCGCTACCATCTGTGCTCGTATTTATGGTTTCTAGGTCCAGGGGAAGAGATGGTATTTATGATTTCTAGGTCCAGGGGAAGTTCTAGCGTGTCATCCGACGCAATTTCTCTCGATCCTTCCCCCACCATCTCATTTCACTGTATAATGTGCTCCCAACCTAAGAAGACGAACTGCCTGATGCGACCCCTTCCTTGTGGTCTCCGAAGATGCGCTGTCTGAAGTCTGATACCATAAGAGGCAGACCCTTGCGGAGCGGGACCTTTGGCTCCCAACCAAGCAACTCCTTGGCCCTTGTGATGTCGGGCTTCCTCTTGTGCGGGTCATCTTCTGTGTTTGGCTTGAACTCAATCTTAGCGTTTGGATCGATTGTCTCCTTCACCACCTGCCAGCACACAAATGACAAAAACCATCATATCATGTTCCATTTCAAGAACTAATAAATCTCGCTTGATTTTCTATAATCTCATATTCAGCTGATGTAAACATCGCATAGATGCAGAGCAGACAAGCGGTGAAACATTGCCTTAAGTATGTGTTAGGAGAATTGTTCACTGTACCTCGGCAAGCTCAAGCATGGTGAATTCACCAGGATTTCCAAGATTGAAAGGTCCTACATGCTCGCCTTCCATCAGACGCATCAGACCCTCGACCTATTGTCACATGCACCACATTGCAGAATGGGAGGTTACTGCTAAGTTAGTAGATAACTAAGGCACGCTTGTGTCTTATGCTGTAGCAATCAAGATGCAATGCCAATGCAAACAAATCCGCAACTAATTTCTCATCAGTAACCATCATATTTTGCCCACTTTTGCACTATTAGCTTAGTTTCACCATGAAGTTTTTCAAGAGCAGAGGAGTGTGTGCTCTGCCAATGCCAGAGGCAGTTTATAGTTTGAAGATACCTTAAAGAGAGAATTTTTGTCTATCCGAATGTCAATAATGCCGAAAGAATGCACCCATTTGATCAAATGGTGCTAAGGGCAAAGACCGGCAGTGAGAACCATAGAATGCCAGAACAACCTAACCTAATCTGAATATATGTGGTCCAAAGTTGTCCAAACAAAACTAAAAAGTGGCCCAAATAGGACGATGGCAGTGGCCCAAGTCATTTGTACCTTCCAAGTTATAGACCATGTCAATcagaaaatgaattagaaaaggCACTGCCCGAGATCTCAAGGaaacaaaatgcaaaaaaaaaaaaaaaaaacgaagcaGATTCTTCATGATGAAAAAAGAAACCTTGCTTTGATTTCCCAGTTTTTGTTAACGGGGGAACTCAATAATAGTGCATCTTCCTTTATTTATCTGGACTCGGGACATATCCAATCACATGCCATGTGCATGCACCGTACTTGCTTGGATTTTACATGGGGCAAACACGAGGAAAAAGGGCAAGCATGTCTCAGTTTTCTtgtatttgttttttggtcTGAATGTCCCTGTTCACTTTCATCGGCAAACCAGatttgaaaatccaaaaaaataaataaaataaagaaagaaataaaagaaagtggCTTTTGagatctggaaaaaaaaaaattctgtccaaaaaaaaaaaagattaaaggaTCGAGCCTTGTTGACTGACACGAGGACAAACGAAATTCCAAAATTGAGCGGCATAGATTAATTTAAGCTAGAAGGGACTGATGCTTACCAAGTCAGAAACGTATTGGAAGCTCCTTGTCTGCTTCCCATCCCCATAGACGGTCATCGGTTCCTTCCTCAATGCCTGCATAAATTGCCGCAAATCACGATTTCGACACTCACACCCATCAAcatcaaactctctctctctctctctctctctcgatcgaacGTGACGAGGACACTTCCAACCCAAAGAACAAGCACAGTTTTCAGACTAAACGATACCGGAAAAGTTCCAACCTTTACTCGGCAAATACGCGTTCATATGGGAACCCAGTTGGAAGCTTTTCGTTTCCTTGTAATtgaaagcgaaaaaaaaaaggaaaaaggaaaaggggttgaaaaagaaagagaaataccTGCGCAACAAAGTTGCTGACGACACGACCGTCATCGATGCACATGCGAGGGCCGTACGTGTTGAAGATCCTGGCAATCCTCACCTGCACACAGACAGACAAGCAGAGACATGCCTTAGACCCCTCATCCCTCAATCCTGTAAAGTTACATCAAATTTTAGCAAGTTTAACATTTCGGGAGGACCCATTTTCTCATGGTTTCGATTTTTCTTGTCTTCAGTAACT contains:
- the LOC115750211 gene encoding small nuclear ribonucleoprotein Sm D2-like isoform X1; translation: MSRPMEEDANAGKNEEEEFNTGPLSVLMMSVKNNTQVLINCRNNKKLLGRVRAFDRHCNMVLENVREMWTEVPKTGKGKKKAQPVNKDRFISKMFLRGDSVIIVLRNPK
- the LOC115750211 gene encoding small nuclear ribonucleoprotein Sm D2-like isoform X2: MEEDANAGKNEEEEFNTGPLSVLMMSVKNNTQVLINCRNNKKLLGRVRAFDRHCNMVLENVREMWTEVPKTGKGKKKAQPVNKDRFISKMFLRGDSVIIVLRNPK